In Leishmania donovani BPK282A1 complete genome, chromosome 18, a genomic segment contains:
- a CDS encoding Hypothetical repeat protein, with translation MSVYTAMHANTYTHTRIRVLLSPSQKPTQHNGSFGCCSTSVAPPSLPSLSFLCRIHLRQRTDKHHWRQLPLSPILALCVCVCVWAGVALLLLLYLLLYQYFVYGFFLFLFVASTTATTGTTTIIATDTATTTTATTGTTIIIATATAITSKDT, from the coding sequence aTGAGCGTCTATACAGCAATGCACGCAAACACctacacccacacacgcatacgtgtcctcctctcgccctcccaGAAACCTACACAACACAACGGTTCTTTTGGTTGCTGCTCTACCTCCGTcgcacccccttctcttcccaGTCTCTCCTTCTTGTGTCGAATACACCTGAGGCAGAGGACAGACAAGCATCATTGGCGCCAacttcctctctctcctatATTGgcactgtgtgtgtgtgtgtgtgtctgggcGGGTGTGGCactgcttctcctcctctatCTCTTGTTGTATCAATACTTTGTTTACggtttctttttgtttttgtttgttgcttccaccaccgccaccaccggcaccaccaccatcatcgccaccgacaccgccaccaccaccaccgccaccaccggcaccaccatcatcatcgccaccgccaccgccatcacaAGCAAAGATACATAA